A window of the Canis lupus baileyi chromosome 1, mCanLup2.hap1, whole genome shotgun sequence genome harbors these coding sequences:
- the HEY2 gene encoding hairy/enhancer-of-split related with YRPW motif protein 2 isoform X2: MARKKRRGIIEKRRRDRINNSLSELRRLVPTAFEKQGSAKLEKAEILQMTVDHLKMLQATGGKGYFDAHALALDFMSIGFRECLGEVARYLSSVEGLDSSDPLRARLVSHLSTCASQREAAAVTSSLAPRPPPPPQPWAAALPPLPALLPPGLPAPDGPAPLLAAFAHADSALRLPAGAGGAAAACAPLLSLSATVHAAAAAATAAAHSLPLSFAGAFPGLPPSAAAAVAAATISPPLAVAAAAGPQPAGGGAGGKPYRPWGTEVGAF, from the exons atggcaagaaagaaaaggagaggg ATAATAGAGAAAAGGCGGCGAGATCGGATAAATAACAGTTTATCTGAGTTGAGACGACTGGTGCCAACTGCTTTTGAAAAACAA gGATCTGCAAAGTTAGAGAAAGCTGAAATACTGCAAATGACGGTAGATCATTTGAAGATGCTTCAGGCAACTGGGGGTAAAG gctacTTCGACGCGCACGCCCTGGCGCTGGACTTCATGAGCATCGGCTTCCGGGAGTGCCTGGGCGAGGTGGCGCGCTACCTGAGCTCCGTGGAGGGCCTGGACTCCTCCGACCCGCTGCGGGCGCGCCTCGTGTCGCACCTGAGCACCTGCGCCTCGCAGCGGGAGGCGGCGGCCGTGACGTCCTCGctggcgccccgccccccgccgccgccgcagccctgGGCCGCCGCGCTGCCGCCGCTGCCCGCGCTGCTGCCGCCCGGCCTGCCCGCGCCCGACGGGCCCGCGCCGCTGCTCGCCGCCTTCGCGCACGCCGACTCGGCGCTGCGGCtgcccgcgggggcggggggggccgcgGCCGCCTGCGCGCCGCTGCTGTCGCTGTCGGCCACCGTGcacgcggccgccgccgccgccaccgccgcggCGCACAGCCTGCCCCTGTCCTTCGCGGGCGCCTTCCCGGGGCTGCCCCCGAGCGCCGCGGCGGCCGTGGCGGCCGCCACCATCAGCCCGCCCTTGgccgtggcggcggcggcgggcccgCAGCccgcgggcgggggggcgggcggcaAACCCTACCGGCCCTGGGGGACCGAGGTGGGAGCCTTCTAG
- the HEY2 gene encoding hairy/enhancer-of-split related with YRPW motif protein 2 isoform X1 → MKRPCEETTSESDMDETIDVGSENNYSGQSTSSVIRSNSPTTTSQIMARKKRRGIIEKRRRDRINNSLSELRRLVPTAFEKQGSAKLEKAEILQMTVDHLKMLQATGGKGYFDAHALALDFMSIGFRECLGEVARYLSSVEGLDSSDPLRARLVSHLSTCASQREAAAVTSSLAPRPPPPPQPWAAALPPLPALLPPGLPAPDGPAPLLAAFAHADSALRLPAGAGGAAAACAPLLSLSATVHAAAAAATAAAHSLPLSFAGAFPGLPPSAAAAVAAATISPPLAVAAAAGPQPAGGGAGGKPYRPWGTEVGAF, encoded by the exons ATGAAGCGCCCGTGCGAGGAGACGACCTCCGAGAGCGACATGGACGAGACCATCGACGTGGGGAGCGAGAACAACTACTCGGG GCAAAGTACTAGCTCTGTGATTAGATCAAATTCCCCAACAACAACATCTCAGATTatggcaagaaagaaaaggagaggg ATAATAGAGAAAAGGCGGCGAGATCGGATAAATAACAGTTTATCTGAGTTGAGACGACTGGTGCCAACTGCTTTTGAAAAACAA gGATCTGCAAAGTTAGAGAAAGCTGAAATACTGCAAATGACGGTAGATCATTTGAAGATGCTTCAGGCAACTGGGGGTAAAG gctacTTCGACGCGCACGCCCTGGCGCTGGACTTCATGAGCATCGGCTTCCGGGAGTGCCTGGGCGAGGTGGCGCGCTACCTGAGCTCCGTGGAGGGCCTGGACTCCTCCGACCCGCTGCGGGCGCGCCTCGTGTCGCACCTGAGCACCTGCGCCTCGCAGCGGGAGGCGGCGGCCGTGACGTCCTCGctggcgccccgccccccgccgccgccgcagccctgGGCCGCCGCGCTGCCGCCGCTGCCCGCGCTGCTGCCGCCCGGCCTGCCCGCGCCCGACGGGCCCGCGCCGCTGCTCGCCGCCTTCGCGCACGCCGACTCGGCGCTGCGGCtgcccgcgggggcggggggggccgcgGCCGCCTGCGCGCCGCTGCTGTCGCTGTCGGCCACCGTGcacgcggccgccgccgccgccaccgccgcggCGCACAGCCTGCCCCTGTCCTTCGCGGGCGCCTTCCCGGGGCTGCCCCCGAGCGCCGCGGCGGCCGTGGCGGCCGCCACCATCAGCCCGCCCTTGgccgtggcggcggcggcgggcccgCAGCccgcgggcgggggggcgggcggcaAACCCTACCGGCCCTGGGGGACCGAGGTGGGAGCCTTCTAG